In Rahnella variigena, one DNA window encodes the following:
- a CDS encoding DUF2913 family protein, producing the protein MNNTNEKIAHLSWCALIALYINNHRHPSQDAAQEDLFLRRWLTNAQHQKRFPKEVAGSLNDIICYSRQLSRKVRIKEYLLDIWNSYSRSEEDPLSL; encoded by the coding sequence TTGAATAATACCAATGAAAAAATAGCTCATCTTTCCTGGTGCGCGCTGATAGCTCTTTACATCAACAATCACAGACATCCATCACAGGATGCCGCACAAGAAGACCTTTTTTTACGTCGCTGGCTAACAAATGCCCAACACCAAAAAAGGTTTCCCAAAGAAGTGGCGGGATCACTCAATGACATTATCTGCTATAGCAGGCAGTTAAGTCGGAAGGTGAGAATAAAAGAATATTTGCTGGATATATGGAACAGTTATTCAAGGTCAGAAGAGGACCCGCTGTCGTTATGA